The following are from one region of the Tenacibaculum dicentrarchi genome:
- a CDS encoding alpha/beta hydrolase: MTHQEFHFKYHNTNFFGQFWQPKNPNSVKAVVIIVHGMGEHSGRYQSVAKNLTDANFGVIAFDHFGHGKTTGKRGHNPGFDAVLTSISQLIEKASAVFGDKPQFLYGHSMGGNAVINYVLRRKNIQKNKHLIGVIATSPMLNLAFTPPAWKLKLGKIMQKIAPSITLSNELDIADISRDEIEVQKYLNDPLVHDKISPNFSLSFIDAGKWAIDNAQLLQIPMFVLHGTADKIIDYKGSQEFANATKNANLKLYKGAYHELQHDLCKDEMLKDVIHWLENQLKKAQK, translated from the coding sequence ATGACACATCAAGAGTTCCATTTTAAGTATCATAACACGAATTTTTTCGGGCAGTTTTGGCAACCTAAAAATCCAAATTCAGTAAAAGCTGTCGTGATTATTGTTCACGGAATGGGAGAACATTCGGGGCGCTATCAATCGGTTGCAAAAAATTTAACGGATGCTAATTTTGGTGTGATTGCTTTTGATCATTTCGGACACGGAAAAACCACAGGAAAAAGAGGGCATAATCCGGGTTTTGATGCAGTTTTAACAAGTATTTCTCAATTAATTGAAAAAGCATCCGCAGTTTTTGGCGATAAACCGCAGTTTTTATACGGACATTCTATGGGTGGAAATGCTGTTATTAATTATGTGCTTCGCAGAAAAAATATTCAAAAAAACAAACATTTAATCGGTGTTATTGCCACAAGCCCGATGCTAAATTTAGCCTTTACTCCACCTGCTTGGAAACTTAAATTGGGTAAAATTATGCAAAAAATCGCGCCGTCAATTACCTTGAGTAATGAACTAGATATCGCCGATATTTCTAGAGATGAAATTGAAGTTCAAAAATATTTAAACGATCCTCTAGTACACGATAAAATTAGCCCTAATTTTTCTTTATCGTTTATAGATGCTGGAAAATGGGCGATTGATAATGCACAATTATTGCAAATTCCAATGTTCGTTTTACACGGAACTGCCGATAAAATTATTGATTATAAAGGTTCACAAGAATTTGCAAACGCAACAAAAAACGCAAATTTAAAGCTTTACAAAGGTGCTTATCATGAATTGCAACATGATTTATGCAAAGATGAAATGCTAAAAGATGTGATTCATTGGTTAGAAAATCAACTAAAAAAAGCACAGAAATAA
- the tilS gene encoding tRNA lysidine(34) synthetase TilS, whose amino-acid sequence MLQQLAKHIDHNFLFLKDKKLLIAISGGVDSVVLTHLLHQLKYDISLAHCNFQLRSDQSDLDEKSVKNLGKELEIPVFSTRFETSKYANQNKLSTQLAARKLRYNWFDELLKKHDFDYVLTGHHADDNLETVLINLTRGTGLDGLTGIPAINGTIVRPLLIFSREKIENFALENNIKWREDASNAKTKYLRNKIRHQVIPILKELNPSLLKAHLKTTDFLKQSQQIITDKVDEISLKIVCKQGNLLKIDISEVLKLSNPKAYLYQLLKDYKFTEWEDVYQLIYGQSGKKISSNSHILLKDRGFLLLQNIDKNKILEKEQFSIHKENTKVTSPIKLELTEVDKKTSFNKNTIFVDKILLNYPLTIRRWKTGDYFYPTGMLGKKKVSKYFKDEKLSLFDKKNIWLLCTNDDNIIWIIGKRQDRRFLPSNETTELLRIIN is encoded by the coding sequence ATGCTACAACAATTAGCGAAACATATAGACCATAATTTTTTATTTTTAAAAGATAAAAAACTCTTAATTGCTATTTCTGGCGGTGTTGACAGCGTGGTTTTAACACATTTATTGCATCAATTAAAATACGATATTTCATTAGCGCATTGTAATTTTCAATTAAGAAGTGATCAAAGTGATTTAGATGAAAAATCTGTTAAAAATTTAGGTAAAGAATTAGAAATTCCTGTTTTTTCAACACGTTTTGAAACGAGTAAATATGCTAATCAAAATAAATTATCAACGCAATTAGCTGCACGAAAATTACGCTACAATTGGTTTGATGAATTGCTTAAAAAACATGATTTTGACTATGTTTTAACAGGGCATCATGCCGATGACAACTTAGAAACCGTGTTAATTAACCTCACAAGAGGAACTGGTTTGGACGGTTTAACAGGAATTCCTGCTATAAACGGAACTATTGTACGTCCGTTATTAATTTTTTCAAGAGAAAAAATTGAAAATTTTGCCCTAGAAAATAATATAAAATGGCGAGAGGATGCTAGCAATGCCAAAACAAAATATCTTCGAAATAAAATAAGGCACCAAGTAATTCCTATTTTAAAAGAATTAAACCCTAGTTTATTAAAAGCACATCTAAAAACAACCGATTTTTTAAAGCAATCACAACAAATTATTACTGATAAAGTCGATGAAATTTCTTTAAAAATCGTTTGTAAGCAAGGGAATTTACTTAAAATAGACATTTCAGAAGTCTTAAAATTATCAAATCCAAAAGCTTATTTATACCAACTTTTAAAAGATTATAAATTTACAGAATGGGAAGATGTTTACCAGTTAATATATGGGCAATCAGGTAAAAAAATTAGCAGTAATTCACATATTTTATTAAAAGATAGGGGTTTTTTATTGCTACAAAACATAGATAAAAACAAAATTTTAGAAAAGGAACAATTTAGCATACATAAAGAAAATACTAAAGTAACAAGCCCTATCAAGTTAGAACTTACAGAAGTTGATAAAAAAACAAGTTTTAATAAAAACACTATTTTTGTTGATAAAATTTTATTAAATTACCCCCTCACTATTAGAAGATGGAAAACTGGTGATTATTTTTATCCAACAGGTATGTTGGGCAAGAAAAAAGTTAGTAAATACTTTAAAGACGAAAAGCTTTCCCTTTTTGATAAAAAAAATATTTGGTTGCTTTGTACAAATGATGATAACATTATATGGATTATCGGAAAACGTCAAGATAGACGGTTTTTACCAAGCAATGAAACAACAGAATTATTAAGAATAATTAATTAA
- a CDS encoding protein-disulfide reductase DsbD family protein: MKKLFTLFLLFLSLMVFSQSDDNPIVITPTVEKISETEYDLIFNIEIAEDWHLYSQYNPEDASLPMTISPAEGQSGYALKGKAKEGETHTEFSEIWGKDEVFFAEEGLLTQRITVSNTGLTQITLNLDAQVCKEYCLPFDEDFTFSLTGEKVSQTVTEVDDKSQAMSQSLNLNLKNTALLKNTAKKADNQKEDSSLLNIFLLGFVGGLLAFLTPCVFPMVPLTVSFFTKHTEKRGKGIGSAILYGSFIILIYGLLSLPFHYLDTLDPEILNSISTNMWLNLFFFTILVFFAGSFFGFYELTLPSSWSNKADTASNIGGIIGIFFMALTLAIVSFSCTGPILGSLLAGSLGSNGGAMQLSAGMIGFGLALAMPFALFAMFPGWLTTLPKSGGWLNTVKVVLGFLELAFAFKFLSNADLVGHWGFFKREIFIGIWSVIALLMSLYLLGLMGQKYGKISFFRVLLGGSCLALSIYLAPGVLKNPTWNQNNLLSGFAPPKFHSIYVKDNQCPLGLNCFKDFEEGIAYAKSVNKPVLLDFTGWACVNCRKMEENIWIKPEIYNMINNDYVLISLYVDDHQRQLPKEEQFDFIKPNGKVKRIRTYGDKWVTLQVANFKTASQPFYVLMSPSLELLNSPQQYSSHSEYSNWLKTGLDNFNKK, encoded by the coding sequence ATGAAAAAATTATTTACGCTATTTTTATTATTCTTAAGTTTAATGGTCTTCTCTCAATCTGATGATAATCCTATTGTTATAACACCTACCGTTGAAAAAATTTCGGAGACAGAATACGACTTAATTTTCAATATTGAAATTGCAGAAGACTGGCATTTATATTCGCAATATAACCCTGAAGACGCTTCTTTACCGATGACTATATCTCCTGCTGAAGGACAAAGTGGTTATGCGCTGAAAGGAAAAGCCAAAGAAGGAGAAACTCATACTGAGTTTAGTGAAATTTGGGGGAAAGATGAAGTTTTCTTTGCTGAGGAAGGTCTTTTAACACAAAGAATTACTGTTTCAAATACTGGTTTAACTCAAATAACCTTAAACCTAGATGCACAAGTTTGTAAAGAATACTGTTTGCCTTTTGACGAAGACTTTACTTTTTCATTAACTGGTGAAAAAGTATCACAAACTGTTACAGAAGTTGATGATAAAAGTCAGGCAATGTCACAATCATTAAATTTAAACTTAAAGAATACTGCATTATTAAAAAACACTGCAAAAAAAGCAGATAATCAAAAAGAAGATAGCTCTTTATTAAATATTTTCTTACTTGGATTTGTTGGTGGTTTATTAGCTTTTTTAACACCTTGTGTCTTTCCCATGGTACCTTTAACAGTATCTTTTTTCACAAAACATACAGAAAAAAGAGGTAAAGGAATCGGAAGTGCTATATTATATGGTTCTTTTATAATTTTAATTTACGGTTTATTAAGCTTACCTTTTCATTATTTAGACACTTTAGATCCTGAAATTTTAAATAGTATTTCGACCAACATGTGGTTGAACTTATTTTTCTTTACCATTTTAGTTTTCTTTGCTGGGTCTTTCTTTGGATTTTATGAATTAACCTTACCTAGTTCTTGGAGTAACAAAGCAGATACCGCATCGAATATTGGTGGTATTATTGGAATATTTTTTATGGCTTTAACCTTAGCAATTGTATCTTTTTCTTGTACAGGTCCTATTTTAGGTTCTTTACTTGCAGGATCATTAGGAAGCAATGGTGGTGCTATGCAATTATCGGCAGGTATGATTGGTTTTGGACTTGCCTTAGCGATGCCTTTTGCCTTATTTGCTATGTTTCCTGGTTGGTTAACTACTTTGCCAAAATCTGGTGGATGGTTAAATACCGTTAAAGTTGTTTTAGGGTTCTTAGAATTAGCGTTTGCTTTTAAATTTTTATCAAATGCTGATTTAGTTGGGCATTGGGGCTTCTTCAAAAGAGAAATTTTTATCGGAATATGGTCTGTAATAGCCTTGTTGATGTCGTTATATTTACTGGGGCTTATGGGGCAAAAGTATGGTAAAATATCTTTTTTTAGAGTTTTACTAGGAGGAAGTTGTTTAGCTTTATCAATCTATTTAGCTCCAGGGGTTTTAAAAAATCCAACATGGAATCAAAATAATTTATTGAGTGGTTTTGCACCTCCTAAATTTCATAGTATTTACGTAAAAGATAATCAATGTCCGTTAGGTTTAAATTGTTTTAAAGACTTTGAAGAAGGTATTGCTTATGCAAAATCAGTAAATAAACCTGTTTTATTAGATTTTACAGGGTGGGCATGTGTAAACTGTCGTAAAATGGAAGAAAACATTTGGATTAAACCCGAAATTTACAACATGATTAATAATGATTATGTATTAATTTCATTATACGTTGATGACCATCAAAGACAATTACCTAAAGAAGAACAGTTCGATTTTATTAAGCCAAATGGTAAAGTAAAAAGAATTAGAACCTATGGTGATAAATGGGTTACACTACAAGTTGCAAACTTTAAAACAGCTTCTCAACCATTTTATGTGTTAATGAGTCCTAGTTTAGAATTACTAAATTCACCTCAACAATATAGTAGTCATTCAGAATATTCTAATTGGTTAAAAACAGGATTAGATAATTTTAATAAAAAATAA
- a CDS encoding YifB family Mg chelatase-like AAA ATPase — MLIKTYGSAVFGIDATTITVEVNIDKGIGYHLVGLPDNAVRESSYRISAALNNNGYKLPGKKIIINMAPADIRKEGASYDLTIAVGILSASKQINAKNIEEYIIMGELSLDGSVHPIKGALLIAIKARKEGYKNFILPKENAKEAAIVNDLNILAVNNIMEVINHLEGRKIITPTIVDTRAEFYKHVDFPEFDFSDVKGQESIKRCMEIAAAGGHNIILIGPPGAGKTMLAKRLPSILPPMTLEEALETTKIHSVVGKVKSTGLQYNRPFRAPHHSCSDIALIGGGNNLPQPGEISLAHNGVLFLDELPEFKRGVLEVMRQPLEDREVTISRAKFTVNYPSSFMLVASMNPSPSGFFNDPDSPMTSSPAEMQRYLSKISGPLLDRIDIHIEVTPVPFDKLSEERKGESSVKIRKRVTKAREIQTARFINSETVHYNAQMNVKQQRDYCKLSEQSYLLLKNAMEKLNLSARAYDRILKVSRTIADLASEENIKSEHLTEAIQYRSLDRDGWLG, encoded by the coding sequence ATGTTGATAAAAACGTATGGATCGGCTGTTTTTGGCATTGATGCTACAACCATTACGGTGGAAGTAAATATTGATAAAGGAATTGGTTATCATTTGGTAGGCTTACCTGATAATGCAGTTAGAGAAAGTTCGTATCGAATTTCTGCTGCACTCAATAATAATGGATATAAACTCCCTGGGAAAAAAATAATTATAAACATGGCACCTGCCGATATTCGCAAAGAAGGTGCTTCTTATGATTTAACCATAGCTGTTGGAATTTTATCGGCATCTAAACAAATTAATGCTAAGAATATTGAAGAATATATAATTATGGGCGAGCTTTCATTAGACGGAAGTGTACATCCCATTAAAGGCGCTTTACTAATTGCTATTAAAGCACGTAAAGAAGGTTATAAAAATTTTATATTACCTAAAGAAAATGCCAAAGAAGCTGCTATTGTTAATGACTTAAATATATTGGCTGTCAATAATATTATGGAAGTTATAAATCATTTAGAAGGTCGTAAAATAATTACCCCTACTATTGTAGATACTAGAGCAGAATTTTATAAACATGTAGACTTTCCTGAATTTGATTTTTCTGATGTAAAAGGACAAGAAAGTATCAAAAGATGTATGGAAATTGCCGCCGCTGGTGGTCATAATATTATTTTAATTGGTCCTCCTGGGGCTGGAAAAACAATGCTAGCAAAAAGACTACCTTCTATTCTACCTCCAATGACCTTAGAAGAAGCACTTGAAACAACAAAAATACATTCGGTTGTTGGTAAAGTAAAAAGTACAGGACTACAATACAACCGTCCATTTAGAGCACCACATCATAGTTGTTCTGACATCGCACTTATTGGTGGTGGAAATAACTTACCACAACCGGGCGAAATTTCATTAGCCCATAATGGAGTGCTTTTCTTAGATGAATTACCCGAGTTTAAACGCGGTGTTCTAGAAGTTATGAGACAACCTTTAGAAGATAGAGAAGTAACTATTTCAAGAGCAAAATTTACCGTAAATTACCCAAGTAGTTTTATGTTAGTAGCAAGTATGAACCCTAGCCCATCAGGTTTTTTTAATGACCCTGACTCTCCAATGACCTCATCACCTGCTGAAATGCAACGCTATTTAAGTAAAATTTCAGGACCATTATTAGATAGAATTGATATTCACATTGAAGTTACCCCTGTTCCTTTTGATAAATTATCCGAAGAAAGAAAAGGAGAATCGAGTGTTAAAATTAGAAAACGAGTTACCAAAGCTCGTGAAATTCAAACTGCTCGTTTTATAAACTCCGAAACTGTTCATTATAATGCACAAATGAATGTAAAACAGCAACGTGACTACTGTAAACTTTCAGAACAATCTTACCTCCTTCTTAAAAATGCCATGGAAAAACTAAACCTATCGGCAAGAGCCTATGATCGAATTTTAAAAGTATCAAGAACTATAGCCGATTTAGCATCCGAAGAAAATATAAAATCGGAACATTTAACAGAAGCAATACAATACAGAAGCTTAGATAGAGATGGATGGCTAGGATAA
- a CDS encoding TlpA family protein disulfide reductase, protein MKKIIYLMAIAITVISCKKEPNNFVTFSGKITNKNAESVVISNPQLKFEKTIKLDQNGAFKDTLKVKSDFYRLSNGQKMTTLYLKNGDNITLNIDAKDFLSTAKFTGEGANENNFLAKVILLQEDFFKDKNLYDLSKEKFDAKVNHFVNDFNTNMKNTTLDSAFVSFQEKNITELTKYLNKTYADKSYSATKLAKGAVSPKFVKYENHKGGNISLDDLKGKYVYIDMWATWCNPCKQEIPFLQKVEKKYHDKKIEFVSISVDDQRDYEKWKQMVADKNLSGIQLYAKGDKTFSGAYKVNSIPRFILIDPQGNIVDANAPRPSNPKLITLFDSLKI, encoded by the coding sequence ATGAAAAAAATAATCTATTTAATGGCTATTGCCATCACAGTCATTTCTTGTAAAAAAGAACCAAATAACTTTGTTACTTTCTCTGGAAAAATAACGAATAAAAATGCCGAATCTGTTGTAATTTCGAACCCACAATTAAAATTTGAAAAAACAATTAAACTTGACCAAAATGGTGCTTTTAAAGATACTTTAAAAGTAAAAAGTGATTTTTACCGTCTTTCTAATGGACAAAAAATGACAACCTTATATTTAAAAAATGGTGACAATATTACCTTAAATATCGATGCTAAAGATTTTTTAAGTACTGCTAAATTTACAGGAGAAGGTGCTAATGAAAATAATTTTTTAGCAAAAGTCATTTTATTACAAGAAGACTTTTTTAAAGATAAAAACTTATATGACCTATCTAAAGAAAAATTTGATGCCAAAGTAAATCATTTTGTAAATGATTTTAACACTAATATGAAAAATACAACTTTAGATAGCGCATTTGTTTCTTTTCAAGAAAAAAATATTACAGAATTAACAAAGTATTTAAACAAAACCTATGCTGATAAATCATATTCAGCAACAAAATTAGCAAAAGGAGCGGTATCACCTAAATTTGTTAAATATGAAAATCATAAAGGTGGAAATATATCTTTAGATGATTTAAAAGGAAAATATGTCTATATTGATATGTGGGCAACTTGGTGTAATCCTTGTAAACAAGAAATTCCTTTTTTACAAAAAGTTGAGAAAAAATATCATGATAAAAAAATTGAGTTTGTAAGTATTTCTGTAGATGATCAAAGAGATTATGAAAAGTGGAAACAAATGGTTGCTGATAAAAATTTAAGCGGAATTCAATTGTATGCAAAAGGTGATAAAACTTTTTCAGGAGCTTATAAAGTAAATAGTATTCCTCGTTTTATTTTAATTGACCCACAAGGAAATATTGTAGACGCAAATGCACCAAGACCTTCTAACCCTAAATTAATTACCTTATTTGATTCTTTAAAAATTTAA
- a CDS encoding ferritin, which yields MEISVRRDIILNLEVVDLLNNQVMMEQQASSKYLAMASWCDQRELRNSATYFYNQAEEERTHMMKIFKFINDNGGNAQSPTVSEITHEYESLQAVFEASLDAEIEVTNAIHHTFKTARKVSDFTSEIFLQWFITEQAEEEEKVRDILDMINLMGDMPLKMIDERIPTA from the coding sequence ATGGAAATTTCAGTAAGAAGAGATATAATTTTGAATCTAGAAGTTGTAGATTTACTAAATAATCAAGTAATGATGGAGCAACAAGCTTCTTCAAAATATTTAGCTATGGCATCATGGTGCGACCAAAGAGAACTTAGAAATAGTGCTACTTATTTCTATAATCAGGCAGAAGAAGAAAGAACTCATATGATGAAAATATTTAAGTTTATTAATGATAACGGTGGAAATGCACAATCTCCTACGGTATCAGAAATTACGCATGAATATGAAAGTCTGCAAGCTGTTTTTGAAGCTTCTTTAGATGCTGAAATTGAAGTAACTAACGCTATTCATCACACATTTAAAACTGCTAGAAAAGTAAGTGATTTTACTTCAGAAATATTTTTACAATGGTTTATTACCGAACAAGCTGAAGAAGAAGAAAAAGTAAGAGATATTTTAGATATGATAAATTTAATGGGTGATATGCCTTTAAAAATGATTGACGAGCGTATTCCTACTGCTTAA
- the ahcY gene encoding adenosylhomocysteinase → MSTKTAAYVPFKVKDISLADWGRKEIKLAEAEMPGLMSLREEYKNEQPLKGARIAGCLHMTIQTAVLIETLQALGAEVTWSSCNIFSTQDQAAAAIAAAGTPVYAWKDMTEEEFDWCIEQTLFFGEDKKPLNLILDDGGDLTNMVLDRYPELAAGINGLSEETTTGVHRLYDRVKAGTLPMPAINVNDSVTKSKFDNKYGCKESAVDAIRRATDIMLAGKRVTVCGYGDVGKGTAASFKGAGSIVTVTEIDPICALQAAMDGFEVKKLETVIANSDIVITTTGNKDIIQGHHFEAMKDKVIVCNIGHFDNEIDMAWLNENHGNTKDTIKPQVDKYNINGNDIIILAEGRLVNLGCATGHPSFVMSNSFTNQTLAQIELWNNKESYTNDVYMLPKHLDEKVAKLHLAKIGVELTELREDQASYIGVTVQGPFKPEHYRY, encoded by the coding sequence ATGAGCACAAAAACCGCTGCATACGTTCCTTTTAAGGTAAAAGATATTTCTTTAGCCGATTGGGGAAGAAAAGAAATTAAATTGGCAGAAGCTGAAATGCCAGGATTAATGAGTTTACGTGAAGAATATAAAAACGAACAACCATTAAAAGGCGCAAGAATTGCAGGGTGTTTACACATGACTATTCAAACTGCGGTTTTAATTGAAACGTTACAAGCTTTAGGTGCTGAGGTAACTTGGAGTTCTTGTAATATTTTTTCTACACAAGACCAAGCTGCTGCTGCAATTGCTGCTGCTGGAACACCTGTGTATGCTTGGAAAGATATGACAGAAGAAGAATTTGACTGGTGTATTGAGCAAACATTATTTTTTGGTGAAGATAAAAAACCATTAAACTTAATTTTAGATGATGGAGGTGATTTAACCAACATGGTTTTGGATAGATACCCTGAATTAGCTGCAGGAATCAATGGTTTATCTGAAGAAACAACTACAGGAGTTCACCGTTTATACGATAGAGTAAAAGCAGGAACGTTACCAATGCCAGCAATTAACGTAAACGATTCTGTAACAAAATCGAAATTTGATAACAAATACGGATGTAAAGAATCGGCAGTTGATGCAATTCGTCGTGCAACCGATATTATGTTAGCAGGAAAACGTGTAACCGTTTGTGGTTATGGTGATGTTGGTAAAGGTACAGCCGCTTCTTTTAAAGGTGCTGGTTCTATTGTTACTGTTACTGAAATTGACCCAATTTGTGCGTTACAAGCTGCAATGGATGGTTTTGAAGTTAAAAAATTAGAAACTGTTATAGCAAATTCTGATATTGTTATTACCACTACTGGAAATAAAGATATTATTCAAGGTCATCATTTTGAGGCTATGAAAGATAAAGTTATCGTTTGTAATATTGGTCACTTCGATAATGAAATTGACATGGCTTGGTTAAACGAAAACCACGGAAATACAAAAGATACTATTAAGCCTCAGGTTGATAAATATAATATTAACGGAAACGATATTATTATTTTAGCAGAAGGACGTTTAGTAAACTTAGGATGTGCAACAGGTCACCCAAGTTTTGTAATGAGTAATTCATTTACAAACCAAACGTTAGCACAAATCGAACTTTGGAATAATAAAGAATCATATACAAACGATGTGTATATGTTACCAAAACATTTAGATGAAAAAGTAGCAAAATTACACTTGGCTAAAATAGGTGTAGAGCTTACTGAATTACGTGAAGACCAAGCATCTTATATTGGTGTAACTGTTCAAGGACCATTTAAACCAGAGCACTACAGATACTAA
- a CDS encoding 4'-phosphopantetheinyl transferase family protein: MPVHKTITINSNTNVLIWKIEESFDELSENITLNKRSINRLNSMKSDLHRKGFLSVRQLLKKAGYTDDDLIYDEFGKPHLKDGKFISITHSFIFSAIIISDDKPVGIDIEKQRDKIVKIAPKFTPIEAYKSIANHSALVSKLTIVWGAKESLYKIYGKKKLHFLKNIYIDDFSFESNENNKTTGKILYEGITDEYQIYFLETEGFTCVYAI; encoded by the coding sequence ATGCCTGTTCACAAAACAATAACCATAAATTCAAACACTAACGTATTGATTTGGAAGATTGAAGAATCTTTTGATGAATTATCGGAAAATATTACCCTTAATAAACGAAGTATTAACAGGCTTAACAGCATGAAATCAGACTTGCATCGTAAAGGTTTTTTGAGTGTTCGTCAGTTATTAAAAAAAGCAGGCTATACTGATGATGATTTAATTTATGATGAATTTGGAAAGCCACATTTAAAAGATGGCAAATTTATTTCGATAACACATTCCTTTATTTTTTCGGCTATTATTATTTCTGATGATAAACCTGTTGGAATTGACATTGAAAAACAGCGTGATAAAATCGTTAAAATAGCCCCTAAATTTACGCCTATTGAAGCCTATAAATCTATTGCGAATCATAGTGCTTTGGTGAGTAAATTAACCATTGTTTGGGGGGCAAAAGAAAGTTTATATAAAATTTACGGAAAAAAGAAATTACACTTTTTAAAAAATATTTATATTGATGATTTCTCGTTTGAAAGCAACGAAAATAACAAAACCACAGGGAAAATTTTATACGAAGGAATTACTGATGAATATCAAATTTATTTCTTAGAAACCGAAGGCTTTACCTGTGTTTATGCTATTTAA
- the pnuC gene encoding nicotinamide riboside transporter PnuC — MSQVFNTVFDFLFSQYQSYDALDIWLEIIAVIFGFLSVWYSKKNKIWVFPTGMISTLIFVYLLLKWQLLGDMMINAYYFIMSIYGWYLWTRTVDNSPINPISKTTSVEKKTSVFIFLATLIFVYAVYTYFDKWNNWTAYVDTFTTAIFFVGMWLMAKRKIENWIYWIIGDIISVPLYFYKGFTFTSFQYLIFTFIAVSGYLAWKKDLNNKKAIL; from the coding sequence ATGAGCCAAGTTTTTAATACTGTTTTTGATTTTCTTTTTAGTCAATATCAAAGTTATGATGCTTTAGATATTTGGCTTGAAATTATTGCTGTTATTTTTGGTTTTTTATCAGTTTGGTATTCTAAAAAGAATAAAATTTGGGTATTTCCAACAGGAATGATTAGTACACTTATTTTTGTCTATTTACTTTTAAAATGGCAATTATTAGGTGATATGATGATTAACGCCTATTATTTTATAATGAGTATTTACGGCTGGTATCTTTGGACGAGAACTGTGGATAATTCACCAATAAACCCGATTTCAAAAACAACATCAGTAGAAAAAAAAACCAGTGTTTTTATCTTTTTAGCAACGTTAATTTTCGTGTATGCGGTTTATACTTATTTTGATAAATGGAACAATTGGACTGCTTATGTCGATACTTTTACGACCGCAATTTTCTTTGTAGGAATGTGGCTGATGGCAAAGCGAAAAATCGAAAATTGGATTTATTGGATTATTGGCGATATTATTTCTGTCCCCCTTTATTTTTACAAAGGATTTACCTTTACCTCTTTTCAATATTTAATATTTACTTTTATTGCCGTTAGCGGTTATTTAGCATGGAAAAAAGACTTAAACAACAAAAAAGCAATCTTGTAA
- a CDS encoding AAA family ATPase codes for MEKRLKQQKSNLVKVVLFGPESTGKTTLSGQLARHYNTVWTPEFAREYLQDKWNNERKICEQKDIIPIAEGQIKLENELSKKADKVLICDTDLLETKVYSEEYYGGFVDANLDEAAIKNTYDIYFLTYIDTPWEADDLRDKPGERLEMFKAFENTLIKYKRPYVLLKGDKETRLKKAVEIIDNLLANKKDLYSFSTLLNDEYSRTD; via the coding sequence ATGGAAAAAAGACTTAAACAACAAAAAAGCAATCTTGTAAAAGTTGTTTTATTCGGACCAGAATCTACTGGAAAAACCACACTTTCAGGGCAATTAGCACGACATTACAATACTGTTTGGACACCCGAATTTGCCCGTGAATATTTGCAAGATAAATGGAATAATGAGCGTAAAATTTGCGAACAAAAAGACATTATTCCCATTGCCGAAGGTCAAATTAAGTTGGAAAATGAATTATCAAAAAAAGCCGATAAAGTATTAATTTGCGATACCGATTTACTTGAAACAAAAGTATATTCAGAAGAATATTATGGTGGTTTTGTAGATGCTAATTTAGATGAAGCAGCCATTAAAAACACCTACGACATTTATTTTTTAACCTATATTGATACTCCTTGGGAAGCTGACGATTTGCGTGATAAACCTGGCGAACGTTTAGAAATGTTTAAAGCTTTTGAAAATACCTTGATCAAATATAAGCGTCCGTATGTTTTGTTAAAAGGCGATAAAGAAACCCGTCTTAAAAAAGCCGTTGAAATAATTGATAATTTACTTGCTAATAAAAAAGATTTATATTCTTTTTCTACTCTTTTAAACGATGAATATTCCCGAACTGATTAA